One part of the Paramormyrops kingsleyae isolate MSU_618 chromosome 2, PKINGS_0.4, whole genome shotgun sequence genome encodes these proteins:
- the rab11fip1a gene encoding uncharacterized protein rab11fip1a isoform X2 — translation MFSTLHSSLAPPNARRGSSDSLTSINEILDTESHGTSTSQKRQAPLLPGQKASAKHEVSPSLYSDRSQSTEAGKPKAAPRSLSSKTAATSGYLNPIAEVSDSKEKESSAFQSDKRPPLPLPDYEKLFPKKRHGIQGQVKWDKVISEVNLKQKKNRTDIDQNEMSIDGPDLNSGSIQVQDEKPDIFSRMTENQDQEEPFPVWKRTSITNKRPVVPPKPKLVTPPGSMTEKPNRFASRVFLTATPKVQNMDAPQAKSRILLDRETKVQNTDDGKGKDNSPKDMQNSTIVVSKDVVSQGDTKTPFKSSEDSSPVEPRQSSLNKAPIRNASNQETLGSVVIQKPQNEAKDTKVLEKVSGTKEIDEVFMTTNNADLFSGSIFLKTPTVTKPDLEEKAVQSPAKQLVVEPDPFPNNLFLSKDLVVDKSAEFQGDTKTPVKSTKESPIKPRQSSLNKAPIRTIPVQEKLGSMVTQKPQNEAKDTPMLEEVPGTEEVNEVSMTTNNADLFSGSIFLKTPTVTKPDFKERAVENSPVKEQVVELDSSPNDLFLSKDPVLVKDAESQGDTKTPVKSIKESPPVKPRQSSLNKAPIRTIPVQEKLGSMVTQKPQNEAKDTKVLEKVSGTKEIDEVFMTSNNADLFSGSIFLKTSTVTKPDLEEKAVQSPAKQLVVEPDPFPNNLFLSKDLVMDKNAESQDDAKTPVKSTEESPSIKPRQRSLNKAPIRTIPVQEKLGSMVTQKPQNEAKDSKILEKVSGSEEINEESTTMTKGTDLFSDSIFVKTNVSKLGCEEKAEESPAKWPIVEPDPFPNDVFLSKDPWALPLESKNKSEQRMSEEDLEKIFSSNEVDPFTGFVHNESAKFPEPKIEMTGKTNAEQSSGAQSDSFTKKKAPPVPVNAANADKITTEHLFKLKPKVTTLSTGEPKMETHIQNLGSPAKRESAVFQSKKTLVAANPIPSASSPVFSSLISPEPQMSATEEGTAQHGVTSGGKTLLRAWVTPSESQSVSVQNSSGGGAIGKMGEPASSLRRPHPVKPLGSESLISASTVQGRDSKPTETHEPVLRKPKVIASESGPYSQLTQEELITLVVKQQAEISKKDAKILELEEYIDNLLVRVIDEKPSILMSMPTSKKAF, via the exons ATGTTTTCCACCCTGCATTCCTCCCTTGCTCCTCCAAATGCCAGGAGAGGTTCGTCTGATTCTCTCACCAGCATTAATGAGATCCTAGACACTGAGTCCCACGGAACTTCCACCAGCCAAAAACGGCAAGCTCCTCTCCTCCCTGGTCAAAAGGCCTCTGCAAAACATGAGGTTTCCCCATCTTTGTATAGTGACAGATCTCAAagcacagaggcaggaaaaCCTAAAGCTGCCCCAAGAAGCCTGTCTTCTAAAACGGCTGCTACAAGTGGGTATTTAAACCCTATTGCAGAAGTTTCTGATTCTAAAGAAAAAGAATCCTCCGCATTCCAAAGTGACAAAAGGCCACCCCTCCCACTTCCAGATTATGAAAAGCTTTTCCCAAAGAAAAGACATGGCATTCAGGGACAGGTTAAGTGGGACAAGGTGATTTCAGAGGTCAATCTGAAGCAGAAAAAGAATAGAACTGATATTGACCAAAATGAAATGAGTATAGATGGGCCTGACTTGAATAGCGGAAGCATACAAGTGCAGGATGAAAAACCAGACATTTTTAGTAGGATGACAGAAAACCAGGACCAAGAAGAACCATTTCCGGTGTGGAAGAGGACATCAATAACTAATAAAAGGCCAGTTGTCCCTCCTAAGCCCAAACTTGTAACTCCACCAGGTTCAATGACCGAAAAACCAAACCGATTTGCATCTAGAGTCTTTTTGACAGCAACACCAAAGGTCCAAAACATGGATGCCCCACAGGCAAAGTCCCGTATTCTTCTGGACCGTGAGACGAAGGTGCAGAACACTGATGATGGTAAAGGAAAAGACAACTCGCCAAAGGACATGCAGAATTCCACAATAGTGGTCAGCAAGGATGTTGTATCTCAAGGTGACACCAAAACACCTTTTAAAAGTTCTGAAGATAGTTCTCCTGTCGAACCCAGACAAAGTTCTCTGAATAAAGCTCCAATCAGAAATGCCTCAAATCAAGAAACTCTTGGCTCAGTGGTGATTCAGAAACCCCAAAATGAGGCTAAAGACACTAAGGTACTAGAGAAGGTATCTGGAACTAAGGAAATCGATGAAGTATTCATGACTACAAATAATGCTGACCTGTTTTCTGGTAGCATATTTCTGAAGACCCCCACTGTGACAAAGCCAGATCTTGAAGAAAAAGCTGTTCAGTCCCCTGCTAAACAGCTGGTAGTTGAACCAGACCCATTCCCGAATAACTTATTCCTTTCTAAGGATCTGGTGGTGGACAAGAGTGCTGAATTTCAGGGTGACACCAAAACACCTGTCAAGAGTACCAAAGAGAGTCCTATCAAACCCAGACAAAGTTCTCTGAATAAAGCTCCAATCAGAACCATCCCAGTTCAGGAAAAGCTTGGCTCAATGGTGACCCAGAAGCCCCAAAATGAAGCTAAGGACACTCCGATGCTAGAGGAAGTACCTGGAACTGAAGAagtcaatgaagtatctatgaCTACAAACAACGCTGACCTGTTTTCTGGTAGCATATTTCTGAAGACCCCCACTGTGACAAAGCCAGATTTTAAAGAAAGAGCTGTCGAGAACTCACCTGTTAAAGAGCAGGTAGTAGAACTGGACTCATCCCCAAATGATTTATTCCTTTCTAAGGATCCAGTTTTGGTCAAGGATGCTGAATCTCAGGGTGACACCAAAACACCTGTCAAGAGTATCAAAGAGAGTCCTCCTGTCAAACCCAGACAAAGTTCTCTGAATAAAGCTCCAATCAGAACCATCCCAGTTCAGGAAAAGCTTGGCTCAATGGTGACCCAGAAACCCCAAAATGAGGCTAAAGACACTAAGGTATTAGAGAAGGTATCTGGAACTAAGGAAATCGATGAAGTATTCATGACTTCAAATAATGCTGACCTGTTTTCTGGTAGCATATTTCTGAAGACCTCCACTGTGACAAAGCCAGATCTTGAAGAAAAAGCTGTTCAGTCCCCTGCTAAACAGCTGGTAGTTGAACCAGATCCATTCCCGAATAACTTATTCCTTTCTAAGGATCTGGTGATGGACAAGAATGCTGAATCTCAGGATGATGCCAAAACCCCTGTCAAGAGTACAGAAGAGAGTCCTTCTATCAAACCCAGACAAAGATCTCTGAATAAAGCTCCAATCAGAACCATCCCAGTTCAGGAAAAGCTTGGCTCAATGGTGACCCAGAAACCACAAAATGAAGCTAAGGACTCTAAAATACTAGAGAAGGTGTCAGGTAGTGAAGAAATCAATGAAGAATCCACAACTATGACAAAAGGCACGGACTTGTTTTCTGATAGCATATTTGTGAAGACTAATGTGTCGAAGCTAGGTTGTGAAGAAAAAGCTGAAGAGTCACCTGCTAAATGGCCAATAGTTGAACCAGACCCATTCCCAAATGATGTATTCCTCTCTAAGGATCCCTGGGCCTTACCACTGGAGTCAAAGAATAAGTCTGAGCAAAGAATGTCTGAGGAAGacttggaaaaaatattttccagcAACGAAGTTGACCCATTTACAGGTTTTGTTCATAATGAATCTGCAAAATTTCCTGAACCTAAGATTGAGATGACTGGGAAAACTAATGCTGAGCAGAGTTCTGGTGCCCAAAGCGATTCTTTTACAAAGAAAAAGGCTCCACCAGTACCTGTAAATGCAGCTAATGCAGACAAAATTACAACAGAGCATCTGTTCAAACTCAAACCTAAGGTGACTACGTTGAGTACAGGGGAACCGAAGATGGAAACTCATATCCAAAATCTAGGCAGTCCAGCCAAGAGAGAGAGTGCCGTTTTCCAGAGCAAAAAAACACTGGTGGCCGCTAACCCCATTCCCTCAGCTTCTTCCCCTGTGTTCTCCTCTCTGATTTCCCCTGAGCCCCAAATGTCTGCAACAGAAGAGGGCACTGCTCAGCATGGTGTCACCTCTGGTGGAAAAACCCTACTGCGGGCCTGGGTAACGCCCTCCGAGTCACAGTCAGTCTCTGTCCAGAATAGCAGCGGAGGTGGAGCAATAGGGAAAATGGGCGAGCCAGCCTCAAGCCTACGCAG GCCACACCCTGTAAAGCCCTTGGGCTCCGAGAGCCTGATCTCCGCAAGCACTGTGCAAGGGCGAGACAGCAAGCCAACCGAGACCCATGAGCCGGTTCTGAGAAAGCCAAAG GTGATCGCCTCTGAGAGTGGCCCCTACTCTCAGCTAACCCAGGAGGAACTGATCACTCTTGTGGTGAAGCAGCAGGCCGAGATCAGCAAGAAGGACGCGAAGATCCTGGAACTGGAGGAGTACATCGACAACCTCCTCGTCCGAGTCATCGATGAGAAGCCCAGCATCTTGATGTCCATGCCAACCTCCAAAAAGGCTTTCTAG
- the rab11fip1a gene encoding uncharacterized protein rab11fip1a isoform X1: MSLASQSQQWYPTSVQVTVFQARNLRIKGKNGTNDAYAIIQVAKDKFSTSVVEKCVSPVWKEEATFDLPLFHRGNADRCTLYIIVMHRALVGLDKLLGQAVINLLELHENKSRNKTEWFKLVDKNGKTDKDRGEVLLDIQFMRNNITASMFDLSMQEKPRSHIGKLKDKIRGKKSGFSDSASAIVPSVSQVMTDSEEDGDAHAEPSGAKKKSKIKSLFGPKSNLQRNVSQSMSTLGTLPEKNSALSGSRSSGLNVDSPEAKKKFKFLTHKRTDSSDSRTSLGPFSLLNRSKQNVVEQSGVCINGSHVYAEETEPKTSTLSLPNSNQGSAEDVRPVLGRNPSDVSVDSLKGLSLPSYRAESRQKTQLEEDRQQAERVQEERARLEEQQRRREEQDKRKLEEERRKQLEEQQKKQEEEERRKQEEARRAEERRRQEDVKKSVEASNREEPTVTDRLSSLFGIGRKKEEHPAASQEEKRGVEDPPAPGSTNPFEEIPLSPEPQNPFGESSPQASQSLQNSTGFPNRTAKVFPVKPRFVAESIQGTPPFPSADPYIESHLPSSSTLNSTNPTLPSESSDMFSTLHSSLAPPNARRGSSDSLTSINEILDTESHGTSTSQKRQAPLLPGQKASAKHEVSPSLYSDRSQSTEAGKPKAAPRSLSSKTAATSGYLNPIAEVSDSKEKESSAFQSDKRPPLPLPDYEKLFPKKRHGIQGQVKWDKVISEVNLKQKKNRTDIDQNEMSIDGPDLNSGSIQVQDEKPDIFSRMTENQDQEEPFPVWKRTSITNKRPVVPPKPKLVTPPGSMTEKPNRFASRVFLTATPKVQNMDAPQAKSRILLDRETKVQNTDDGKGKDNSPKDMQNSTIVVSKDVVSQGDTKTPFKSSEDSSPVEPRQSSLNKAPIRNASNQETLGSVVIQKPQNEAKDTKVLEKVSGTKEIDEVFMTTNNADLFSGSIFLKTPTVTKPDLEEKAVQSPAKQLVVEPDPFPNNLFLSKDLVVDKSAEFQGDTKTPVKSTKESPIKPRQSSLNKAPIRTIPVQEKLGSMVTQKPQNEAKDTPMLEEVPGTEEVNEVSMTTNNADLFSGSIFLKTPTVTKPDFKERAVENSPVKEQVVELDSSPNDLFLSKDPVLVKDAESQGDTKTPVKSIKESPPVKPRQSSLNKAPIRTIPVQEKLGSMVTQKPQNEAKDTKVLEKVSGTKEIDEVFMTSNNADLFSGSIFLKTSTVTKPDLEEKAVQSPAKQLVVEPDPFPNNLFLSKDLVMDKNAESQDDAKTPVKSTEESPSIKPRQRSLNKAPIRTIPVQEKLGSMVTQKPQNEAKDSKILEKVSGSEEINEESTTMTKGTDLFSDSIFVKTNVSKLGCEEKAEESPAKWPIVEPDPFPNDVFLSKDPWALPLESKNKSEQRMSEEDLEKIFSSNEVDPFTGFVHNESAKFPEPKIEMTGKTNAEQSSGAQSDSFTKKKAPPVPVNAANADKITTEHLFKLKPKVTTLSTGEPKMETHIQNLGSPAKRESAVFQSKKTLVAANPIPSASSPVFSSLISPEPQMSATEEGTAQHGVTSGGKTLLRAWVTPSESQSVSVQNSSGGGAIGKMGEPASSLRRPHPVKPLGSESLISASTVQGRDSKPTETHEPVLRKPKVIASESGPYSQLTQEELITLVVKQQAEISKKDAKILELEEYIDNLLVRVIDEKPSILMSMPTSKKAF, from the exons gTGGTTCAAGCTGGTGGACAAAAATGGGAAGACTGATAAGGACCGAGGAGAAGTTCTGCTGGACATCCAGTTCATGAGGAACAACATCACGGCCAGCATGTTCGATCTGTCCATGCAGGAGAAGCCACGTTCGCATATCGGGAAGCTGAAGGACAAGATCCGCGGCAAGAAGAGTGGCTTCTCTGACTCCGCGTCTGCCATAGTGCCCTCAGTCTCACAGGTGATGACAGACAGCGAGGAAGATGGTGATGCCCATGCAGAACCTTCCGGAGCAAAGAAGAAGTCAAAGATAAAATCTTTGTTCGGCCCAAAGTCCAACTTGCAGCGCAACGTCTCCCAGTCAATGTCCACATTGGGTACTCTTCCTGAAAAGAACTCTGCTCTCAGTGGTAGCCGTTCATCTGGCCTCAATGTTGACTCCCCAGAAG CCAagaagaaattcaagttcttgACCCACAAACGCACAGACAGCTCTGACAGCAGGACGTCACTGGGCCCCTTCTCTCTGCTGAATCGCTCCAAGCAGAATGTTGTGGAGCAGTCTGGTGTCTGTATCAATGGCAGCCATGTTTACGCTGAAGAGACGGAGCCCAAAACTTCCACACTCAGTTTACCCAACTCCAATCAAGGCTCTGCAGAAGATGTGCGCCCAGTCCTTGGCAGGAACCCGTCAGATGTGTCTGTGGACTCCCTCAAGGGCTTAAGCCTTCCCTCGTACCGAGCAGAGTCCAGACAGAAGACCCAGCTAGAAGAAGACCGTCAACAGGCTGAGAGGGTACAAGAGGAGCGTGCTCGGTTAGAGGAACAGCAGCGGAGACGGGAAGAGCAGGACAAGAGGAAATTGGAAGAGGAAAGAAGAAAACAACTGGAAGAGCAGCAGAAGAagcaagaggaggaggagaggaggaagCAGGAGGAGGCCAGACGAGCTGAGGAGCGCAGGCGGCAGGAGGATGTAAAGAAATCTGTGGAAGCCAGCAACCGAGAAGAGCCCACGGTGACCGACAGGCTGTCATCTCTGTTTGGCATCGGGAGAAAGAAGGAAGAGCATCCTGCTGCATCCCAGGAAGAAAAACGTGGTGTCGAAGATCCCCCAGCGCCAGGCTCAACCAATCCCTTTGAAGAGATCCCACTTAGTCCGGAGCCCCAAAACCCCTTTGGGGAGAGCTCTCCGCAAGCCTCGCAAAGCCTCCAGAACTCCACAGGCTTCCCAAACCGCACAGCCAAGGTGTTTCCAGTCAAGCCAAG ATTTGTTGCTGAAAGTATTCAGGGCACGCCCCCTTTCCCATCAGCAGACCCCTACATCGAGTCCCATCTTCCCTCCTCATCCACCCTTAACTCCACCAACCCTACTCTCCCCTCTGAGTCCTCTGACATGTTTTCCACCCTGCATTCCTCCCTTGCTCCTCCAAATGCCAGGAGAGGTTCGTCTGATTCTCTCACCAGCATTAATGAGATCCTAGACACTGAGTCCCACGGAACTTCCACCAGCCAAAAACGGCAAGCTCCTCTCCTCCCTGGTCAAAAGGCCTCTGCAAAACATGAGGTTTCCCCATCTTTGTATAGTGACAGATCTCAAagcacagaggcaggaaaaCCTAAAGCTGCCCCAAGAAGCCTGTCTTCTAAAACGGCTGCTACAAGTGGGTATTTAAACCCTATTGCAGAAGTTTCTGATTCTAAAGAAAAAGAATCCTCCGCATTCCAAAGTGACAAAAGGCCACCCCTCCCACTTCCAGATTATGAAAAGCTTTTCCCAAAGAAAAGACATGGCATTCAGGGACAGGTTAAGTGGGACAAGGTGATTTCAGAGGTCAATCTGAAGCAGAAAAAGAATAGAACTGATATTGACCAAAATGAAATGAGTATAGATGGGCCTGACTTGAATAGCGGAAGCATACAAGTGCAGGATGAAAAACCAGACATTTTTAGTAGGATGACAGAAAACCAGGACCAAGAAGAACCATTTCCGGTGTGGAAGAGGACATCAATAACTAATAAAAGGCCAGTTGTCCCTCCTAAGCCCAAACTTGTAACTCCACCAGGTTCAATGACCGAAAAACCAAACCGATTTGCATCTAGAGTCTTTTTGACAGCAACACCAAAGGTCCAAAACATGGATGCCCCACAGGCAAAGTCCCGTATTCTTCTGGACCGTGAGACGAAGGTGCAGAACACTGATGATGGTAAAGGAAAAGACAACTCGCCAAAGGACATGCAGAATTCCACAATAGTGGTCAGCAAGGATGTTGTATCTCAAGGTGACACCAAAACACCTTTTAAAAGTTCTGAAGATAGTTCTCCTGTCGAACCCAGACAAAGTTCTCTGAATAAAGCTCCAATCAGAAATGCCTCAAATCAAGAAACTCTTGGCTCAGTGGTGATTCAGAAACCCCAAAATGAGGCTAAAGACACTAAGGTACTAGAGAAGGTATCTGGAACTAAGGAAATCGATGAAGTATTCATGACTACAAATAATGCTGACCTGTTTTCTGGTAGCATATTTCTGAAGACCCCCACTGTGACAAAGCCAGATCTTGAAGAAAAAGCTGTTCAGTCCCCTGCTAAACAGCTGGTAGTTGAACCAGACCCATTCCCGAATAACTTATTCCTTTCTAAGGATCTGGTGGTGGACAAGAGTGCTGAATTTCAGGGTGACACCAAAACACCTGTCAAGAGTACCAAAGAGAGTCCTATCAAACCCAGACAAAGTTCTCTGAATAAAGCTCCAATCAGAACCATCCCAGTTCAGGAAAAGCTTGGCTCAATGGTGACCCAGAAGCCCCAAAATGAAGCTAAGGACACTCCGATGCTAGAGGAAGTACCTGGAACTGAAGAagtcaatgaagtatctatgaCTACAAACAACGCTGACCTGTTTTCTGGTAGCATATTTCTGAAGACCCCCACTGTGACAAAGCCAGATTTTAAAGAAAGAGCTGTCGAGAACTCACCTGTTAAAGAGCAGGTAGTAGAACTGGACTCATCCCCAAATGATTTATTCCTTTCTAAGGATCCAGTTTTGGTCAAGGATGCTGAATCTCAGGGTGACACCAAAACACCTGTCAAGAGTATCAAAGAGAGTCCTCCTGTCAAACCCAGACAAAGTTCTCTGAATAAAGCTCCAATCAGAACCATCCCAGTTCAGGAAAAGCTTGGCTCAATGGTGACCCAGAAACCCCAAAATGAGGCTAAAGACACTAAGGTATTAGAGAAGGTATCTGGAACTAAGGAAATCGATGAAGTATTCATGACTTCAAATAATGCTGACCTGTTTTCTGGTAGCATATTTCTGAAGACCTCCACTGTGACAAAGCCAGATCTTGAAGAAAAAGCTGTTCAGTCCCCTGCTAAACAGCTGGTAGTTGAACCAGATCCATTCCCGAATAACTTATTCCTTTCTAAGGATCTGGTGATGGACAAGAATGCTGAATCTCAGGATGATGCCAAAACCCCTGTCAAGAGTACAGAAGAGAGTCCTTCTATCAAACCCAGACAAAGATCTCTGAATAAAGCTCCAATCAGAACCATCCCAGTTCAGGAAAAGCTTGGCTCAATGGTGACCCAGAAACCACAAAATGAAGCTAAGGACTCTAAAATACTAGAGAAGGTGTCAGGTAGTGAAGAAATCAATGAAGAATCCACAACTATGACAAAAGGCACGGACTTGTTTTCTGATAGCATATTTGTGAAGACTAATGTGTCGAAGCTAGGTTGTGAAGAAAAAGCTGAAGAGTCACCTGCTAAATGGCCAATAGTTGAACCAGACCCATTCCCAAATGATGTATTCCTCTCTAAGGATCCCTGGGCCTTACCACTGGAGTCAAAGAATAAGTCTGAGCAAAGAATGTCTGAGGAAGacttggaaaaaatattttccagcAACGAAGTTGACCCATTTACAGGTTTTGTTCATAATGAATCTGCAAAATTTCCTGAACCTAAGATTGAGATGACTGGGAAAACTAATGCTGAGCAGAGTTCTGGTGCCCAAAGCGATTCTTTTACAAAGAAAAAGGCTCCACCAGTACCTGTAAATGCAGCTAATGCAGACAAAATTACAACAGAGCATCTGTTCAAACTCAAACCTAAGGTGACTACGTTGAGTACAGGGGAACCGAAGATGGAAACTCATATCCAAAATCTAGGCAGTCCAGCCAAGAGAGAGAGTGCCGTTTTCCAGAGCAAAAAAACACTGGTGGCCGCTAACCCCATTCCCTCAGCTTCTTCCCCTGTGTTCTCCTCTCTGATTTCCCCTGAGCCCCAAATGTCTGCAACAGAAGAGGGCACTGCTCAGCATGGTGTCACCTCTGGTGGAAAAACCCTACTGCGGGCCTGGGTAACGCCCTCCGAGTCACAGTCAGTCTCTGTCCAGAATAGCAGCGGAGGTGGAGCAATAGGGAAAATGGGCGAGCCAGCCTCAAGCCTACGCAG GCCACACCCTGTAAAGCCCTTGGGCTCCGAGAGCCTGATCTCCGCAAGCACTGTGCAAGGGCGAGACAGCAAGCCAACCGAGACCCATGAGCCGGTTCTGAGAAAGCCAAAG GTGATCGCCTCTGAGAGTGGCCCCTACTCTCAGCTAACCCAGGAGGAACTGATCACTCTTGTGGTGAAGCAGCAGGCCGAGATCAGCAAGAAGGACGCGAAGATCCTGGAACTGGAGGAGTACATCGACAACCTCCTCGTCCGAGTCATCGATGAGAAGCCCAGCATCTTGATGTCCATGCCAACCTCCAAAAAGGCTTTCTAG
- the prlhr2a gene encoding prolactin releasing hormone receptor 2a — protein sequence MEAGGASWPTVLAPPCGQENGTGQVFEVAVQNGSASRGSQFAGVELLQSFKGVIIPCYALVVLIGVFGNYLLLYVICRARKMHNVTNFFIGNLAFSDMLMCATCVPFTLAYAFNPRGWIFGRFMCYLVFLIQPITVYVSVFTLTAIAVDRYYATVHPLKKRISVPACVHVLLGIWLLSCGLVAPAVAHTYHVEFREEGFTICEEFWMGQERQRLAYAYSTLLITYVLPLSALCISYLCISVKLRNCVAPGHQTQSQAEAQRARKRKTFRLVVLVVVAFAVCWLPIHVFNVLRDIDIDLIHKRYFLLIQLLCHLCAMSSSCCNPFLYAWLHDRFRAELHRMFSCHRRIGVPAANCPAASMVL from the exons ATGGAGGCCGGTGGTGCCAGCTGGCCGACAGTGTTGGCACCCCCCTGTGGCCAGGAGAATGGCACCGGGCAGGTCTTCGAGGTAGCGGTGCAGAACGGCTCAGCCAGTCGCGGCTCCCAGTTTGCAGGCGTGGAGCTCCTGCAGTCCTTCAAGGGGGTCATCATCCCGTGTTACGCCCTAGTAGTTCTGATCGGGGTGTTCGGCAACTATCTGCTGCTTTATGTCATCTGCCGCGCCCGCAAGATGCACAACGTCACCAACTTCTTCATCGGCAACCTGGCCTTCTCCGACATGCTCATGTGTGCCACCTGCGTGCCCTTCACGCTGGCGTACGCCTTCAACCCTCGCGGCTGGATCTTTGGCCGCTTTATGTGCTACCTGGTGTTCCTCATCCAGCCCATCACCGTCTACGTGTCCGTCTTCACACTCACCGCCATCGCCGTCGACAG GTACTATGCCACTGTGCACCCCCTGAAGAAGCGCATCTCCGTGCCAGCATGCGTCCACGTGCTCCTGGGCATCTGGCTGCTGTCATGCGGGCTGGTGGCTCCGGCCGTGGCCCACACCTACCACGTGGAGTTCCGTGAGGAGGGCTTCACCATCTGCGAGGAGTTCTGGATGGGCCAGGAGCGCCAGCGGCTGGCCTACGCCTACAGCACGCTGCTCATCACCTACGTGCTGCCGCTCTCTGCGCTCTGCATTTCATACCTGTGCATCTCTGTCAAGCTGCGCAACTGCGTGGCGCCGGGCCACCAGACGCAGAGCCAGGCAGAGGCGCAGCGGGCGCGCAAGCGCAAGACCTTCCGGCTGGTGGTACTGGTGGTGGTGGCCTTCGCCGTGTGCTGGCTGCCCATCCACGTGTTCAACGTGCTGCGCGACATCGACATCGATCTGATCCACAAACGCTACTTCCTGCTCATTCAGCTGCTGTGCCACCTGTGCGCCATGAGCTCCTCATGCTGCAACCCCTTCCTGTATGCCTGGCTGCATGACCGCTTCCGCGCCGAGCTGCACAGGATGTTCTCGTGCCACCGCCGCATCGGCGTGCCCGCCGCCAACTGCCCCGCCGCCAGCATGGTGCTGTGA